A genomic region of Lodderomyces elongisporus chromosome 5, complete sequence contains the following coding sequences:
- the IES6 gene encoding chromatin-remodeling complex subunit ies6 (BUSCO:EOG09264I14), whose product MSAQASLELHALSEVTTKPHSFKQNPHRKSVGSRRYKPARQLIADEIRYIQSKPNLPTDKPTYLSVTAPPSLLPKKHYCDITGLEGKYKNPANQLRFHNVEIYQEVIKNIQPGVDQNYLELRGANVILK is encoded by the coding sequence ATGTCTGCACAAGCTTCACTCGAACTACACGCACTACTGGAagtaacaacaaaaccACACTCTTTTAAGCAGAATCCACATAGGAAATCCGTTGGTAGTCGACGCTATAAGCCAGCTAGACAACTCATTGCTGATGAAATACGTTATATTCAATCGAAACCAAATTTACCTACAGACAAGCCTACATACCTAAGTGTTACTGCACCACCATCGCTCTTGCCTAAAAAGCATTATTGTGATATCACTGGTCTTGAAGGAAAGTACAAGAACCCGGCAAACCAGTTGCGTTTCCATAATGTGGAGATATACCAAGAAGTTATAAAGAATATCCAACCTGGTGTGGACCAAAACTACTTGGAACTTAGAGGCGCAAATGTCATTTTGAAATAA
- the AFG1 gene encoding ATPase (BUSCO:EOG09262OJ4) produces MPSAAEASENNLANSATSTNPVHSSKETPLALYEKRVSNGKLRDDPYQRKIITSLSVLHQSLANYTPPKVSIPTAADLKPKNNGFRSIGKVFSSFFGKNGESGGGTSGSATATAEVIDFDRDYSNANGVRGIYLYGDVGCGKTMLMDLFYSTIPQHLPKMRVHFHQFMQKIHKRTHQLKVENRNPSGHDEIDVIPILAAEIANSATVLCFDEFQVTDVADAMLLRRLMMMLLSPEYGVVLFATSNRAPDDLYLNGIQRVSFIPCIQLIKHKCRVIFLNSPTDYRKIPKPLSSVYYWPKPGVKWASKANLANCKKHVDTWYEYFNQGNEDHHHHHNNNNKSNGESHSSLLEKKTDYSLDVWGRKIHVPICSPPRVAQFTFFELCGTPMAAGDYLCLAEHFSAFIVTDIPFLSINERNQIRRFITFLDAVYDARGKIAVTSAAPFKDLFVEPEQLLVSGDHYELINKKQKEDSQENVTKSNTKSKSTSNSQTEDSFADDELVTKHGFDKSIAKKASLFVVNDEEKFAFARALSRLAQMSTTEWIDQD; encoded by the exons ATGC CTTCAGCAGCTGAAGCTTCAGAAAATAATTTAGCTAATTCTGCTACTTCGACGAATCCGGTACATAGTTCCAAAGAGACACCGCTTGCATTGTATGAAAAGAGGGTTTCGAATGGGAAATTGCGCGATGATCCATACCAAAGGAAAATCATCACTTCGTTATCGGTGCTTCATCAACTGTTGGCAAACTATACTCCACCTAAAGTGTCAATTCCTACTGCTGCTGATTTGAAACCCAAGAATAATGGGTTCCGTTCTATTGGCaaagttttttcttctttttttggcaagaATGGTGAGAGCGGTGGAGGTACCAGTGGTTCTGCAACTGCTACTGCCGAAgtgattgattttgatcGTGATTATAGCAATGCCAATGGAGTGAGAggtatttatttatatggCGATGTGGGATGTGGCAAGACAATGTTGATGGACTTGTTTTACCTGACTATTCCGCAACATTTACCCAAGATGCGTGTGCATTTCCATCAGTTTATGCAGAAAATACACAAGAGAACGCACCAGTTGAAGGTTGAGAATCGTAATCCAAGTGGCCACGATGAGATTGATGTGATACCTATCCTTGCGGCGGAGATTGCTAATTCTGCTACGGTGTTGTGTTTTGATGAGTTTCAAGTGActgatgttgctgatgcCATGTTGTTGCGAcggttgatgatgatgctcTTGTCGCCGGAGTAtggtgttgttttgtttgccACGAGTAATCGAGCACCAGAtgatttgtatttgaaTGGGATCCAGCGTGTGAGTTTTATTCCGTGCATTCAGTTGATTAAGCATAAATGTCGTGTTATATTTTTGAATTCGCCAACCGATTATAGAAAGATCCCCAAACCATTGAGTTCAGTATATTATTGGCCCAAACCGGGTGTTAAATGGGCCAGTAAGGCTAATTTGgccaattgcaaaaagcaCGTTGATACGTGGTACGAGTATTTTAACCAAGGAAATGAagatcatcatcatcatcataataataataataaaagtAATGGTGAAAGCCATCTGCTGTTGCTCGAGAAAAAGACTGATTATTCGCTTGATGTTTGGGGAAGGAAAATACATGTTCCTATTTGTTCTCCTCCTAGAGTAGCGCAGTTTACGTTTTTTGAGTTGTGTGGTACACCAATGGCTGCTGGTGATTATTTGTGTCTTGCTGAGCATTTTCTGGCGTTTATTGTTACCGATATTCCGTTTTTGTCTATTAATGAGAGGAATCAGATTCGGAGGTTTATTACGTTTCTTGATGCTGTGTATGATGCTAGGGGTAAGATTGCTGTGACTAGTGCTGCACCGTTTAAGGATCTATTTGTTGAGCCTGAGCAGTTGTTGGTTTCTGGTGATCATTATGAGTTGATTAATAAGAAGCAGAAAGAGGATTCACAAGAGAATGTGACAAAGTCAAatacaaagtcaaagtcaaCTTCAAACTCGCAAACTGAAGATAGTTTTGCAGATGATGAGTTGGTTACTAAGCATGGTTTTGATAAGCTGATTGCTAAGAAGGCTAGTTTATTTGTGGTTAACGATGAAGAGaagtttgcttttgctAGAGCATTGAGTCGGTTAGCGCAGATGAGTACTACAGAGTGGATTGATCAAGATTGA